GTATCAGTATTATTAACCCAAAGTTTTATATTAGAGCAATTGCCCATCACAGAACAGAAATACCAAGCCATTTGTTTAGATAAAGAAGCTTTTGCTGAAGAATTAACTGATAATCCCAGTCCCAAAATTACGCCTGAGAATTTAGCTTATGTGATCTATACTTCTGGTTCGACGGGACGACCTAAGGGGGTAATGATTGAACATGGAGGACTGGTCAATCTGACTTTGGCAGTTAATCAAGTTTTGCAAATTCAGCCCCAAAGCCGGTTGCTTCAGTTTGCTTCTTTCAGTTTTGATGTTTCAATTTGGGAATTTGCTCCTGTCCTTGCTGCGGGAGCTTGTTTGTATCTTGCTAAAAAAGAAACCTTATTACCCAATCAAGACTTAGTAAACTTTTTAACGAATCATAAAATTTCCCACGCAACCTTACCTCCTTCAGTCTTATCCCTACTACCCCAAGCACCCTTCCCGGATTGGCAAATCATCATTGCTACAGGTGAAGCTTGCCCAACAGAATTAGTGACCCGCTGGGCAAAGGGAAGGCAGTTTTTTAATGCCTACGGTCCCACAGAATCTACGATTTGTACAAGTATTGCTCTTTGTCAACCCAATGGCAAAAAACCGCCCATTGGTAAACCTTGGCCTAATATCCAAATCTATATTTTAGATGCTCATCATCAACCGTTACCCCCAGGAATACCAGGAGAATTGTGTATTGCCGGAGTTGGTTTAGCACGGGGTTATCTCAATCGTCCTGAATTAACCGCCGAAAAGTTTATTGAAGTGGAATTATTCGGTAAAGTTAAGCGAATTTACAAAACAGGTGATTTAGCAAGATGGGGTATTGATGGCAACCTGGAATACCTGGGGCGCATTGACGAGCAAGTTAAATTACGGGGATTTAGAATTGAACTCGGTGAAATTGAATCACAATTATTACAACATCCATCAGTTAAAGAAGCTGTTGTAATTTTATATAAAACTGAGAGCAACCAAAGTTTAATTGCTTATGTAACGGGAATTACCCATGATTTATGTCCTGAATTAAGAAATCATCTCAAATCCCGTTTACCCGATTACATGATTCCTGCTCAGATCATGGTATTGGATAAGTTGCCTTTAACTCCTAATGGCAAAATTAATCGTAAAGCTTTACCTGCTCCTAATGTTGGGGTTGAAGGCTTATATGTAGCCCCACGCAACGAAGTTGAACAACAACTAGAGCAATTATGGTCTGCTGTACTCGAACGTCAAAAGATTGGAATTCATGATAACTTTTTCGACTTAGGTGGCCATTCTTTATTGGCGATCAAATTGCTCAATAATATTCAACAGGAGTTCGGGCAACAACTTGCCTTAAGCAGTCTATTTCAGAATCCTACTATTGCTCAATTAGCAGAAGCACTCTGTAATACTGAGGTACAACAGTCCCATCCCGATTTGCTGTCACTCCAACCCCAAGGAGATGCAACTCCTCTATTTTGTCTACCTGGAGCAAACGGACACGGCTTCTATTTTCAAGATTTGGCTATCAATTTAGGACAGCATCCAGTTTATAGCTTGGAAACTCCAGGGAGAGACGGACTGAGCAAAGTTCCAGATTCAGTAGAGCGTCATGCAAATCAACTAATTGAGTTATTACATCAGCAGCCAGCCAAAAGTCCATACATACTTGCAGGATACTCATCAGGTTGTGCTGTTGCTTTTGAAATGGTTTCCCAACTGGAACAGCAAGGTGAAAAGGTAGGATTACTAGCTATCTTGGACGCTGGATTAGTTTCTCACCCTGAATATTTAACTGATAGAGCAGAGATTGATTGGATTTGGCAATTACTCCAACGGATTGAAGCTTTAAAAGGAGTTTCTTTAGGTTTAGAATACGCTGATTTAGCTGCTCAATGCGATGATCAAGCCCGTTGGGATTTGGCAGCAGAGTATTTATACAAATACAATGTCCTACCGGAACACTCAAGCCTTTCTTTACTCAAAACCAATATACAAGTGATGAAAGTGCTAACGCACAATTACGTAAATTATCAGCCTTCTCATCGAATTTCTGCACCGATTGTTTTATTCCGCGCTCAAGAAGTGCATGAAATTGTTTTGCAAGAACTCCGAGCTATTTCTGATTACGATTTACCGGATTGGGGATGGCAAGCATACACCCAAAATCCTGTCAAGGTGATATCTATATCTGGAAACCACGGTCGAATGTTTTATGAACCAAATGTAAAAATCTTAGCCTCGCAATTACGGATGATGATGACTTAACCTGTCGAGACGATTGCCCACAATCATTAACCTGATTTTCTTAATTCTAAATTGGTATAAAACAATGCAAACTCTTCCAATCAAAATTTCCGATGAAACCCTGCGCGATGGAGAACAACAAGTAGGTGTTTTTTTCTCTTTACCAACCAAACACAAACTTGCCCATCTGATTGCTCAAACAGGAGTTGATGAACTTTGCATCATGCCCAGTGTCTGTGAACAAGAAGCAGAACTAGTCAAAACATTAATATCAGAAGGATGGGATGATCTCATCACTGCTGATACGATGATGGGAAAAGACTACATAGATTATGCGAAGAACTGCGGAGTTAAGCGCATCATTCTCTTCCATGCTGTTTCTGATCGCTTGCTGTTTTTACGCAATCCCCATGTTCGTCTGATGAGCGAATTCCAAGACAAAACCATTGATGACGATATCCCATCTCACATCATCAATCAAATTCGTCAAGATGCTCTTGATGTGATTGTGGAAAATCTGCACTATGCCACAAAAGTCGCTGGTTTGAGAGTAGATTTTGCGGCTGAGGATGCTTCTAGAGCCGATTTTGACTTTTTAGTCCAATGTATTCGCTCATGCAGTCCTTATATTGAACACTTTCTACTGTGCGATACGGTGGGGGTTCTGAGTCCAGAAAAGAGCTATATCTGGATTAACGATTTGCTCCAATCCACTACAGGGGTAGCATTTGGGGTACACTACCACAATGATATGGGATTGGCTCTGGAGAAT
The window above is part of the Nodularia spumigena CCY9414 genome. Proteins encoded here:
- a CDS encoding non-ribosomal peptide synthetase: MTITQNQQVVSLMLRLQNMGCRIWAEDDKLRIRTSKNALTAELKQEIQHNKADILAFLKAAKTQAVSAEEIPALSPDSPKLLSFAQQRLWLLAQLQGSSAAYNMPIALQLNGNLNIDALHSSLAYLLNRHESLRMYFPTVAGEPQIAFLNLDEIEVLTVQDCREEAGEKFLQCPNIQDLIDAHAQEHFDLNIGLLFKAKLLQLQDQKSVLVINMHHIISDGWSMGVFVRELRQAYTAYSQGQTPNLSPLHIQYSDYATWQRNWLQGEVLENQINYWKHQLNDASPLLELPTDYPRPAQKSYQGDRYLYSLSPELSAAVNAFSQQQGVSLFMTLLATLSILLSRYSRQEDLCIGSPIANRTHSQTEALIGFFVNTLVMRQQIKPEQSFIEFLQQTRQTCLDAYAHQDIPFEVLVEKLQPERSMSYNPLFQVMFALENNESPDLSLPGLEIQWLGVKGAIAKFDLTLLVMEYDNQLNCSWEYATDLFEKSSIQRMAEQFEVLLKGIIDNPNQAINTLPLMTAAELLQLQRWNQNQADYPEDQTLVDLFEQQVEKNPDHIALVFESQQLTYQQLNQKANQLAHYLIQNYPIQPDTLVGICVERSLEMIIGVLGVLKAGGAYVPIDPNYPQERIKFLLEDSGVSVLLTQSFILEQLPITEQKYQAICLDKEAFAEELTDNPSPKITPENLAYVIYTSGSTGRPKGVMIEHGGLVNLTLAVNQVLQIQPQSRLLQFASFSFDVSIWEFAPVLAAGACLYLAKKETLLPNQDLVNFLTNHKISHATLPPSVLSLLPQAPFPDWQIIIATGEACPTELVTRWAKGRQFFNAYGPTESTICTSIALCQPNGKKPPIGKPWPNIQIYILDAHHQPLPPGIPGELCIAGVGLARGYLNRPELTAEKFIEVELFGKVKRIYKTGDLARWGIDGNLEYLGRIDEQVKLRGFRIELGEIESQLLQHPSVKEAVVILYKTESNQSLIAYVTGITHDLCPELRNHLKSRLPDYMIPAQIMVLDKLPLTPNGKINRKALPAPNVGVEGLYVAPRNEVEQQLEQLWSAVLERQKIGIHDNFFDLGGHSLLAIKLLNNIQQEFGQQLALSSLFQNPTIAQLAEALCNTEVQQSHPDLLSLQPQGDATPLFCLPGANGHGFYFQDLAINLGQHPVYSLETPGRDGLSKVPDSVERHANQLIELLHQQPAKSPYILAGYSSGCAVAFEMVSQLEQQGEKVGLLAILDAGLVSHPEYLTDRAEIDWIWQLLQRIEALKGVSLGLEYADLAAQCDDQARWDLAAEYLYKYNVLPEHSSLSLLKTNIQVMKVLTHNYVNYQPSHRISAPIVLFRAQEVHEIVLQELRAISDYDLPDWGWQAYTQNPVKVISISGNHGRMFYEPNVKILASQLRMMMT
- a CDS encoding 2-isopropylmalate synthase, with amino-acid sequence MQTLPIKISDETLRDGEQQVGVFFSLPTKHKLAHLIAQTGVDELCIMPSVCEQEAELVKTLISEGWDDLITADTMMGKDYIDYAKNCGVKRIILFHAVSDRLLFLRNPHVRLMSEFQDKTIDDDIPSHIINQIRQDALDVIVENLHYATKVAGLRVDFAAEDASRADFDFLVQCIRSCSPYIEHFLLCDTVGVLSPEKSYIWINDLLQSTTGVAFGVHYHNDMGLALENTLQSLMAGATLVSGTFCGLGERAGNVALEQVLNGLRVRFGIEVEGINYDAVDAVTNYIEEMGIRPAPPYSQTSQRHESGIHVNSLFRDPQSYAIFPHNKIDVVFGKWSGVSNFQYLFEKQLQNPQTRQQYEKMRSVIKSLATEQECYFTANEVLKLWKDGIFE